Proteins encoded together in one Nitrospirota bacterium window:
- a CDS encoding flagellar basal body-associated FliL family protein — translation MAEPESALPPASKSVAAGIPVKMVIIIVAGTLALGIGGAFVMFKLMGGESGGEGQKAEATVAKAAGSGETQTKHGGGKTSSPGAIYEVEPFIVNLADTPEVRYLKLTVKLELDNQDASAELASRVPQVRDTILVLLTSKDAASIRTPQGKFQLRDEITQRVNSLLPKPGVRAAYFTDFVVQ, via the coding sequence ATGGCAGAGCCAGAAAGCGCGCTACCACCAGCGTCAAAGTCAGTTGCAGCGGGAATTCCGGTGAAAATGGTCATTATCATCGTCGCCGGGACGCTCGCGCTTGGTATTGGAGGAGCATTCGTGATGTTTAAACTCATGGGGGGGGAATCTGGGGGGGAAGGCCAGAAAGCCGAGGCGACGGTTGCGAAGGCGGCGGGGTCCGGTGAAACGCAAACGAAGCATGGTGGCGGCAAAACCAGCAGCCCCGGCGCGATTTACGAGGTAGAGCCGTTTATCGTGAACCTGGCCGATACGCCGGAGGTGCGCTATCTGAAACTGACGGTAAAGTTGGAACTCGATAATCAGGACGCCTCGGCCGAACTCGCCAGCCGTGTCCCACAGGTACGCGACACGATTCTTGTCCTACTCACGAGCAAGGATGCGGCATCGATCCGCACTCCCCAGGGTAAGTTCCAATTGCGCGATGAGATTACTCAACGCGTCAACAGTCTGCTTCCCAAGCCAGGTGTGCGGGCAGCCTACTTCACAGATTTTGTCGTGCAATAA
- the fliM gene encoding flagellar motor switch protein FliM, whose product MEKILSQDEIDALLKGVASGEVETQAGDEDQSAGGVKSYDLFNQERIIRGRMPTLELVTDRFTRHQSLSWSLLLNTKVEFNIIGTQIMKFGAFLNTIPIPSSLNVFRMEPLRGNGLFVLNAFLVYLVVDFFYGGKAQTHVKPEGRDFTPIQLRIIKKLVQSAFEDMEKAWRAVLTVKIDLARSEVNPQFAMVVSSSEIVFVTTLQVQFGETTSDFFLVYPYSMLEPIKEKLYSGIVSDQVEQDDSWANRFHEKLQECPVAVSVRLGTVSVKVRDVLDFAPGDLILLDQRPGDPLDCFVEGFLKFQGSPGVSKGNHACRIEKVIA is encoded by the coding sequence ATGGAAAAAATACTTTCACAAGACGAAATCGATGCGCTGTTGAAGGGAGTCGCCTCCGGGGAAGTTGAGACCCAGGCAGGCGACGAGGACCAATCAGCCGGCGGGGTCAAATCGTACGATCTCTTCAATCAAGAACGCATCATTCGCGGACGCATGCCGACGCTCGAGTTGGTGACGGACCGTTTTACGAGGCATCAGTCTTTGTCGTGGAGCCTTCTGCTGAACACGAAGGTAGAGTTCAATATTATCGGGACGCAGATCATGAAGTTCGGCGCGTTCCTGAATACCATTCCGATTCCCTCCTCGCTGAATGTGTTTCGAATGGAACCGCTTCGGGGGAACGGTCTATTCGTCTTGAATGCGTTCCTGGTCTACCTCGTCGTGGACTTTTTCTACGGAGGTAAGGCGCAAACGCATGTCAAGCCTGAAGGCCGGGACTTTACGCCAATTCAGTTACGGATCATCAAGAAGCTGGTGCAATCGGCGTTTGAGGACATGGAGAAAGCCTGGCGCGCGGTGCTCACTGTCAAGATCGATCTGGCCCGTTCTGAAGTCAATCCGCAGTTCGCCATGGTGGTGTCTTCATCCGAAATCGTATTCGTTACCACCCTCCAGGTGCAATTCGGCGAAACCACCAGCGACTTCTTCCTTGTGTACCCCTATTCGATGCTCGAACCCATTAAAGAGAAACTCTATTCGGGCATTGTCTCGGATCAGGTCGAGCAGGATGACAGCTGGGCCAACAGATTTCATGAAAAACTGCAGGAATGTCCCGTCGCCGTGTCCGTTCGGCTTGGAACCGTCTCGGTCAAGGTGCGGGATGTATTGGATTTCGCTCCGGGGGATCTGATCCTGTTGGATCAGCGCCCCGGCGATCCGCTCGATTGTTTTGTCGAAGGGTTCTTGAAATTTCAAGGGAGCCCCGGCGTGTCGAAAGGGAACCACGCCTGCCGCATTGAAAAGGTGATCGCGTAA
- the fliN gene encoding flagellar motor switch protein FliN → MADNEVATSGTSTPTAATASSPPPSPASFPSLDGGGAVPAPKNIDFILDIPMQVTVQVGSTKMVIRELLQLGQGSVIELEKLAGEPMEVLVNNKLVARGEVVVVNEKFGIRLTDVISAAERVQQLA, encoded by the coding sequence ATGGCTGACAATGAAGTAGCAACCTCCGGAACGAGTACGCCCACCGCCGCGACTGCTTCCTCTCCTCCACCGTCTCCTGCGTCATTTCCCTCGCTCGACGGGGGAGGGGCAGTCCCTGCGCCAAAGAACATAGACTTTATCCTCGATATCCCGATGCAAGTAACCGTACAGGTCGGGTCGACCAAGATGGTGATTCGAGAGTTACTGCAGCTTGGACAGGGGTCGGTGATCGAGCTCGAAAAGCTCGCGGGAGAGCCGATGGAAGTGCTCGTCAACAACAAGCTGGTGGCGAGGGGCGAAGTCGTCGTCGTGAATGAAAAATTCGGCATTCGCCTCACCGACGTGATCAGCGCGGCAGAGCGGGTGCAGCAGCTCGCATAA
- a CDS encoding flagellar biosynthetic protein FliO, whose translation MIDFWDSFIRMVSALALVLALIGGLVFLIRRFAGTRLGAPVSAQVIQVLASGYIGPRKTISLVSVAGEFFAVGMTQTEMVSLGHITDRERVQQFLSGATSGRPVVPGRSAPYDGAQGPPRDRTTETGGGHAD comes from the coding sequence GTGATCGATTTCTGGGACAGTTTTATACGAATGGTGTCGGCGCTGGCCCTTGTGCTCGCACTCATAGGAGGGCTCGTGTTTTTGATTCGCAGGTTTGCCGGAACCAGGCTGGGCGCACCTGTGTCGGCACAGGTCATCCAGGTGCTCGCCAGCGGGTACATCGGTCCACGCAAGACGATTTCTCTCGTGTCGGTCGCGGGGGAATTCTTCGCTGTCGGCATGACCCAGACAGAGATGGTGTCTCTCGGTCATATCACAGACCGGGAACGGGTCCAGCAGTTTCTCTCCGGTGCGACATCTGGTCGGCCGGTCGTACCCGGCAGATCGGCACCATACGATGGAGCCCAGGGCCCCCCGCGCGACAGGACGACAGAGACCGGGGGTGGCCATGCCGACTGA
- the fliP gene encoding flagellar type III secretion system pore protein FliP (The bacterial flagellar biogenesis protein FliP forms a type III secretion system (T3SS)-type pore required for flagellar assembly.) — translation MTQDAIGGANPSVTIDLGQTGPKQTAVVFQILALLTVLSLAPAFFIMVTSFTRVVIVLSFLRQAIGTQAVPPNQIIISLALFITVFVMAPVGEAVYSQAMQPLLAEQISYEEAWAKGIKPIRAFMLKQVRDKDLDLFIDLSKLPKPETVDQVPIHVVIPAYILSELRVAFQIGFLIYIPFLIVDMVVASILMSMGMMLLPPAMISLPFKLILFVLADGWNLVVGSLVKSFQ, via the coding sequence ATGACACAGGATGCCATCGGGGGGGCCAATCCTTCTGTCACGATTGATCTCGGCCAGACAGGCCCCAAGCAGACTGCCGTCGTCTTCCAAATTCTTGCACTGTTGACGGTGCTCTCTCTGGCACCGGCATTCTTCATCATGGTGACGTCTTTCACGAGAGTCGTCATCGTCCTGTCCTTTCTGCGTCAGGCGATCGGGACGCAGGCGGTTCCGCCCAATCAGATCATCATCAGCCTGGCCTTGTTCATCACGGTCTTTGTGATGGCTCCAGTGGGGGAGGCCGTCTATAGCCAGGCTATGCAGCCTCTGCTCGCGGAACAGATCTCCTACGAGGAAGCCTGGGCAAAAGGTATCAAGCCGATTCGGGCCTTTATGCTGAAGCAGGTGCGCGACAAAGATCTCGATCTCTTTATCGACCTCAGCAAGCTGCCCAAGCCTGAGACGGTCGATCAGGTGCCCATCCATGTGGTGATCCCCGCCTATATCTTGAGCGAATTACGCGTCGCCTTTCAGATCGGCTTTCTCATCTATATACCGTTCTTGATTGTCGACATGGTCGTGGCCAGCATTTTGATGTCCATGGGCATGATGTTGTTGCCTCCGGCCATGATTTCCCTCCCATTCAAACTCATTCTCTTTGTGTTGGCCGATGGGTGGAATTTGGTCGTCGGGTCGCTGGTGAAAAGCTTTCAATGA
- the fliQ gene encoding flagellar biosynthesis protein FliQ yields MTPEMVSELGRQAIETTLIVATPILGLTLVVGLAVSVFQAMTQLNESTLTFVPKVVAVFVACIFFLPWMLSVLTSFMTQVFLNIPLYGQ; encoded by the coding sequence ATGACGCCAGAGATGGTTTCAGAATTAGGCCGCCAAGCCATCGAAACCACGCTGATCGTCGCAACGCCCATCCTGGGGCTCACGCTGGTCGTGGGGCTTGCAGTCAGTGTGTTCCAGGCCATGACGCAATTGAATGAATCGACGCTCACGTTCGTGCCGAAAGTGGTGGCCGTGTTCGTCGCATGTATCTTCTTTTTGCCCTGGATGTTGAGCGTGCTCACATCGTTTATGACGCAGGTGTTTCTGAACATCCCCCTTTATGGGCAGTGA
- the fliR gene encoding flagellar biosynthetic protein FliR, whose translation MNMAPALHLVLPEFQSFLVLVSRIGGIVAAFPMLGGRTVPHQIKIALVVMLGIALSPLIRLPQLSQDAFEMTAGLASELLIGLMIGLAVRLVFGALEVAGDLIGVQMGFGAVQLLDPMTAQHSSVISEYFRIIAMLVFLSLNAHMVVVAAIVSSYETIPPFGARLSPDVGEEVLQLSQHMFVVALQLAAPVLVVIILINILLAMLGRAVVQINVFVLSFPITILGGLLVLGLALPYTVSLFEREFIGLHDTIERLMRILGHG comes from the coding sequence ATGAATATGGCGCCCGCACTTCATCTTGTCCTGCCGGAATTCCAGTCGTTTCTGGTGTTGGTGTCCCGTATCGGGGGCATTGTCGCGGCATTTCCGATGCTGGGTGGGCGGACGGTTCCGCACCAGATCAAGATCGCGCTTGTCGTGATGTTGGGGATTGCGCTCTCACCGCTCATTCGGCTTCCCCAACTGTCGCAGGACGCCTTCGAAATGACGGCGGGGCTGGCGAGCGAACTACTCATCGGCCTGATGATCGGGCTGGCCGTCCGATTGGTGTTCGGGGCGCTGGAGGTCGCCGGCGATCTGATCGGAGTCCAGATGGGATTCGGCGCAGTACAGCTGTTGGATCCCATGACGGCCCAACACTCGTCGGTGATCAGCGAATACTTTCGAATCATCGCCATGCTGGTCTTCCTTTCCCTGAATGCGCACATGGTTGTCGTGGCTGCGATCGTGTCGAGCTACGAGACGATCCCCCCGTTCGGCGCGAGGCTATCTCCGGATGTCGGCGAGGAAGTGCTCCAGCTGTCCCAGCATATGTTCGTGGTCGCCCTGCAACTGGCGGCGCCGGTACTCGTCGTGATCATCCTCATCAATATCTTGCTGGCCATGTTGGGGCGCGCCGTCGTGCAGATCAACGTCTTTGTATTGAGCTTCCCCATCACGATCTTGGGAGGCCTGCTGGTGTTAGGGCTGGCGTTGCCCTATACCGTCTCGCTGTTTGAACGGGAGTTTATCGGACTGCACGACACGATCGAGAGGCTCATGAGGATTCTTGGACATGGCTGA
- the flhB gene encoding flagellar biosynthesis protein FlhB — protein MAEGANDKTEPASEKRKADARRKGNVAVSRDVTTAALLLAAIGLMALFAGPGLHRLTDVTRLGLAMSFDPVVQASLTIEQIHGLVMQYGLTSLLLMLPFLAALALVGSGAILAQTGFLWKESLPFDIGRLNPIKGFGRLFTLRSVAELIKALMVIAIIGGIGAFVIGRDLRRLPELVHYDMWGLLTVMGWLTFKLAIMIAGAIAVVAGLDFVYQRYEWERSLRMTRQEVKEEHRDAEGDPMIKSRVRTVQRDMMRKRMMAAVPMADVVVTNPTHLAVALKYDQTNMSAPIVIAKGAGHLAERIRAVARQHGVVVVENKFVARTLYKLVEIGREIPVDLYRAVAEILAFVFRARGLTSERAIR, from the coding sequence ATGGCTGAAGGCGCCAACGATAAGACAGAACCGGCGAGTGAGAAACGAAAAGCCGATGCCCGGCGGAAGGGCAACGTCGCAGTGAGCCGCGATGTGACGACCGCGGCCCTCCTGCTCGCCGCCATCGGGCTCATGGCGCTATTCGCCGGTCCTGGTCTGCATCGGCTGACCGATGTGACCCGTTTGGGTCTCGCCATGTCGTTCGACCCTGTCGTTCAGGCCAGTCTGACGATCGAACAGATTCACGGGCTGGTCATGCAGTACGGTCTCACTAGCCTGCTGCTCATGCTGCCGTTTCTCGCAGCGCTAGCGCTCGTAGGCAGCGGCGCCATCCTCGCTCAGACAGGATTCCTGTGGAAAGAGTCTCTTCCATTCGACATCGGCCGGTTGAACCCGATCAAGGGATTCGGCCGCCTCTTTACGCTCCGGTCTGTCGCTGAGCTGATCAAGGCCTTGATGGTCATCGCGATTATCGGAGGCATCGGCGCGTTCGTCATCGGGCGGGACCTGCGGCGCCTTCCGGAACTCGTGCACTATGACATGTGGGGGCTCCTCACGGTCATGGGATGGTTGACGTTCAAATTGGCGATCATGATCGCGGGGGCGATCGCCGTCGTTGCAGGGTTGGACTTTGTCTATCAGCGGTACGAGTGGGAGCGTTCCCTTCGGATGACCCGCCAAGAGGTGAAAGAAGAACATCGGGACGCGGAAGGCGATCCGATGATCAAAAGCCGGGTGCGGACCGTTCAGCGGGACATGATGAGGAAACGCATGATGGCAGCCGTGCCGATGGCGGATGTCGTCGTGACGAATCCCACACACCTGGCCGTCGCGCTGAAGTATGACCAGACGAATATGTCCGCCCCGATCGTCATCGCAAAGGGCGCCGGTCACCTCGCAGAACGGATTCGCGCAGTGGCGAGACAGCATGGGGTTGTGGTCGTCGAGAATAAATTCGTGGCCCGAACGCTCTATAAGCTCGTCGAGATCGGTCGGGAAATTCCCGTCGATCTCTACCGTGCCGTGGCTGAGATTCTTGCGTTCGTGTTCCGCGCGCGTGGGCTCACATCTGAACGGGCCATCCGATAA